CTTCCAGCTGGCCGTGGTCAGAGGTGGACAGGCTGGAAAGGCTCAGTTCTTCATAGCCGGTGTTGGCGCACAGCTCCTGCGCCGCCCTGTTCAGAAGGCCCGCGTCACGCTGGCGCATGGGACGGTACAGAAAGCCCGCCTGACAGAAACGGCAGCCACGCACACAGCCGCGCAGCACCTCAATGCTGGCGCGGTCCTGAATGGCACCCACCATGGGCACCACGAAATTCGTAGGCGGGGCAAACTCGTTCAGGTCCTTGATGATCGCCTTGGTGATGCGCGCCGGGATGCCCGGCTCATTGGGGGTGATGGCCTTGACCCGGCCATCTTCGTAATACTCCACATCGTAGAACGCCGGGATATAGACACCGGGGATCTTTGCAATGCGCAGCAGCAGCTCCTTTTTGGAGACGCCGCCCTCCTTCTTGGCCTTTTCGATCTCGGCGCAGATGCCGGGCAGCTGGTTTTCGCCCTCACCCAGCTGGACCACATCAAAAAAGTCCGCAATGGGTTCCGCGTTGCAGGCGCAGGGGCCACCCGCCACGATCAGCGGCCAGCTTTCATCGCGATCCTTGGAATAGAACGGGATGCCCGCCAGATCCAGCATAGCCAGAATATTGGTATAGGAAAGCTCGTACTGCAGGGTGAAGCCCACTGCATCAAAAGCGGTGAGCGGATCCTTGCTCTCCATGGTGTAGAGCGGCAGACCAAGACGCTCCATCTCGGCCTTCATATCCAGCCACGGCATAAAAGCACGCTCGCACCACCAGTTTTCGTGGCTGTTGAGCAGCTCATACAGGATCTTTTCGCCGAGGAAGGACATACCTACCTCATAGGTGTCCGGAAAGCAGAACGCAAAGCGGACATCCACTTTTTCTTTGTCCTTATATACACTGCCGGGTTCTCCGCCGGTATAACGACCAGGCTTCTGTACCCGTCCCAGTGCTTCTTTCAGTTTTGGATCAAACATCGAGTCCTCCAATAAACAGTCCATTTTTACACGTCATTTTATTGTACCCGAAATGAGCTGTTTTTTCAATCATTTCCCTTAAACTTTTTGCCTGCACGCCGCATTTCGCACAGGCAGGATGCCAGCTGCGCCCCATCCAGCGGTGGAACGGGCAGCAGATTGAATCCCCCGGTCAGCAGATTTGCCGCCCAGAAGGCACTGCCGCGGATGGTCAGTTCCTGTTCCAGCCGCAGCGCCCAGATGCCTGCCAGCATGAAATTGACCGCCGGGCCTGCAGCAGCCAGCCAAAAGAGCCGCCCCGGTGAAAGGCCCCGGGCCGGAGCGTCCATCCGCATACAAAAGCCGGTCATGGTCACCTCAATGACCGGAAAGCGGCGCAGAAACACACAATACACCAGAATGTGCCCGCACTCGTGCAGGAACGCCGCCAGCAACCCCAGCCGCAGAAAGCCGCTTGCATCAAAGTAGAGCAGAAAATACAGTGCGCTACACAAAAGCAGCGGGTCGCGGAACACCAGCGGCCCCAGCTGCCGGGAATCATGCAGCTTCATGAGGAAAGGCCCAGCGCATCCGCCGGGTCACAGGCTGTTCCCTGCCGGTACAGTTCAAAATGCAGGTGTGCTCCCGTAGCGCGCCCGCTGCGCCCTGCTGCGCCCAGCAGCTGCCCTGCTTCCACCACCTCGCCCGGGCGGACATAGGCGTACTGCAAATGGGCGTAAAGTGACTCGCTGCCATCTGTATGGAGAACACGCAGACAGGTGCCATAGCTTGTGCTGCGGTATGCCTGCACCACCGCACCGCCTTCCGCAGCAAGCACTTCTGTTCCCTCTGCACAGGCAAGATCAATGCCCTTATGGAACGTCCTTTCCCCGGTAAAAGGATCCTGCCGCCAGCCGTATCCGTCCGAAACACGGTACTGTGTGGTGTCCAGCGGGAAACAGAGCTTCCCCGTTTTTTTCTGCGCCCGCACCGGAAGCACCACGCACACCAGCAGTCCGGCTAAAACTGCCAGAAAAATCACCCTCCGTCTGGGCTGCTCCCTGCCGTGCCCGGCTCGTCCCCATCGCTTTGCCCGCACCTTCTGCCTCCCGCCTTCCGTTTGCTTTTTATTTATGCAGGCAAACACGCAAAAAGACCCGGCAGAGGGTTTGCTCTGTCGGGTCTTGCAAATATTATCTGCGTAACTTGAAAAAATCCAAAATCCGTTTCAGGCGGCTTCTGGGGGCGGGTGTCTCCACCACCACCGGCTTTATCGGCTTGGCTGCAGGGGCAGGCTGCGGCTCTGTACGCTTTTTATGATTGACCATCTGTTCCAGCTGGTCAAAGCGGTCGCCGCTTTCCGGTGCCGCAGCAGATTCCGGGTGAGAAACTTCTGCCTGTTTTGCAGCGGGAGCCGCTTCCGTTTTCGCAGGTTCTGGCTTTTCTGCTTCGGCAGAAGGTTCAGGCTGTTTTTCCTGCACAGCGGCAGAAAGCTTCCAAGGCTCCGGCTGCGTCCAGTCATTTTTCAACAGCTCATACATGCCCATCTGGCCGTTCACCAGTGCTTCGCCCTCAGCGGGCTTTACCTTCTGGTAGCTGCCGTCCGGGCGCATCTCGCGGGCATTGACATTATCCCGCAGCTGCAGCTGCAGAATGTCGGTAAGCTTCCGCACCAGCACGGGATCCTCCACGCGCACGCCCACCTCCACGCGGCACTCGGTGTTGCGGGTGAGGAAATCGCCGGATGCAATATAGATGCGGGTATGTGCACCATCGAAGAAGCTGTAAATGCGGCCATGCTCCAGATAACGACCCACAAGGCTGCGGATATGCAGGTTCTCCGTCTTGCCGGGCACGCCGGCGCGCACGCAGCAGATGCCGCGCACGATCATATCAATGCGCACACCGGCACAGCTGGCTTCCTGCAGCTTGAGGATGATATCCCGGTCGCTGATGGAATTGTTTTTCAGGATCATGGATGCCGGACGGCCCATGCGGGCGGCGGCAATGACACGATCCATCTCTTCCAGCAATACGCTCTTGAAGCGCAGCGGTGCTACCAGCATCCGGTCGCTCTCCTCAGTCAGCTTCTGCACAGCAAGGTTCTGGAACACATTGGAAGCTTCCTCGCCAATGCCATGGTCTGCCGTAATGAAGGAGTAGTCCGTGTAAAGCTCACTGGTCTTTTCGTTGTAGTTGCCGGTGCCGATCTGGGTGATATAAGAGTAGCCCTCTTTGCTCTTTTTGGTGATAAGGGTCAGCTTGGAGTGCACTTTGTAATCATCAAAGCCATAAATGACCGTACAGCCTGCGCTTTCCAGCTGCTTCGACCAGTCGATATTGTTCTGCTCGTCAAAGCGGGCGCGCAGCTCCACCAGCGCCACCACCTCTTTGCCGTTCTCAGCGGCTTCCATCAGCGCCTGCACGATCTGGGACTCCCGCGCCATACGGTACAGTGTCATTTTGATGGAAATGACCTCAGGATCATGGGCAGCCTTTTTGAGCATGGCAATGAAGGGCCGGATGGACTGGTACGGGTAGCTGAGCAGCACATCGTGCTTCTGCACTTCAGCGGCAAGGTCGTAGTCCGGCGGCGGCAGCATGGGCCGTGCAGCCGGGTAGAACAGTTCCGGCCGCCCCTCCGCTTCCATGCGGCCGGTGAGCTTGTAGAAAAAGCTCAGATCCAGCGGGCTTTTCTGCTCGAACACCCGTTTATGGGTGAGCAGCAGACGGTTGCACAGCAGGCGTTCTACCTCCGGGGCCGGAGCAGGCGTGATCTGCAGACGCACCGCAGCCAGCTTACGGCGGCGCTTGAGCAGCTCGGTCATGATCTCGCGGTAGTCGATATCATGATCCATCATGCCCTCTTTTACGTCGATATCCGCATTGCGGGTAACGCGGAAAAGACATTTTTCCTGAATCGTCTCTTTGCCAAAGATGCTGGCCGCAAAGTGCAGCACCAGCTCTTCGGTAAGTGCAAACTGCGTTTCGCCGTCTTTTTTTACAACGTGCATCCGTTCCATCTGGCTGGAAATGGGAATGATTCCAAGGCTCTGCCCTGCCGGGTGTTTTTCCTTGAGCAGAACGCCAAGGTAAATCTCCTTATTGCGCAGGAATGGGAACGGATGGCGGTTATCCACGATCTGCGGGCTGAGGATGGGGAACAGCTCCGTTTGGAAGTACTTCTTCCAGAAGTGCTCGTCCTCCTTGGACAAGTGGTCAAGATCCACCTTGCGCCAGCCGCACTCCGCCAGTGCTTCCAGCGCCTTTGCGTAGTATTTATCGCACTCCTCCTGCAGCTGTGCCGTTTTGGGCATGATGGCAGTCAGCTGTTCCGCCGCAGACATGTTGGTCTTGTTTTCCCTCTTGACCTTTTTGCCCTGTTCCTGTTCCAGATTGGCGCGCTCCTGCAGAGAACCCACGCGCACCATAAAAAACTCGTCCAGATTGGAACCGTAGATCGCAAGAAATTTGACCCGCTCTGCAAGCGGAACATTTTTATCCTTTCCCAGCGCAAGAACGCGCCGGTTGAAATCCAGCCAGCTCAGTTCCCGGTTGATAAAAATGGTATCGTCACTCATAATCATTCCCCTTTTTGCTGCGCCGGGCCGCCGGCTGCGGCTCAGCTCACGGTTGCCATTCCTGCCCAGGAATCCACAATGGTCTGTGTCAGGCCCGGAACATTGGCTGCATCTTCTACCCGTTCAAACGGGCCATTCTGCGTCCGGTAATCCAGAATCGTCTGTGCGCGCTTTTCCCCTACGCCCGGCAGTGTGCACAGCGCAGAGAGATCGGCAGTGTTCAGATCCACCAGCACATACTGTTCCAGCCCGGTCGTATCCGGCAGGACCTGCGGTTCGGTAGCCTGCAGCGGCACGGCAAAGCCAAAGGCCAGCACTGTGCACAAAACCACCGCCGCCAGCGACAGCGCAAGAAAGAGTTTTTCCTTCTTTTGCAGGACCAGAAGATGCGTTTCTCTCATTGTACCTGACTTTCCTCCAAAAAGAAAGGCTTCTGCGAAAGAATTTGCAGAAGCCTTGCACAAATTTTACGCCAAATTTTCAGCATCCCGCACCATACGGTACAGCACTTCCACTGCAGAACCTGCCGCAGCATCGGTCAAAGTGACCTTTTGGGCAGCAAGACGCAGCTCAGCCGGGGCATCCGCAGCTGCGGTGCTCTGGCTGGAAGCGCGCACCATGTCCAGCATAGGCAGCCCTCCGGCAAGTACTAGCACATCTTCCGGGTCGATGCCCACCGGCATACACACGGCATCCAGCATTTCACGGCCGGAGACGGTTCTGGGGGTCAGGATCAGCGTATCCGCTGCGGCACGCTCGCCCAGCAGCACCGCTGTGCGGTCGCCCAGAGATTTTTCCAGCAGCGAGATCATGGGCACTGCCTTGCTGTCCTGATACAGCAGCACCCGCAGCACTTCTTCCCCCTTGATGTCTGCCGCGTTTGCCAGCAGATAAGGGGTCCATTCCTGCCGCAGATGACGTTCCAATGCCTCGCTCATGCGCAGCACGCGGGTAGTACCGTCGGTCATCTGCAGGGCAATGCCCACGCCCTCTGCCACCGGCAGGCGGGCGAACAGGTCGGCATCCTGCCCGGCAAAGGTGCACAGCGGCTGGCGGGTGCCATCGGAAAAATGGTAGGCCATGGCACCGCCGCACACCAGCGCAGGAGCGCTGAGCCGTACACTGCCCAGAATGGACCGCACTGCCCGCGGCGTGCGCTGGGAAAACACCGTAAAACGTCCGCCGCGGCGGACGAACAGCTGCAGCACATCCCGCACCACCTGCGTCAGGTTGCCGTCGGCACCCAAAAGCAGATGGTCCAGATCACACAGTACAAGCGTTGAAGAAAGATGGTTCATACCGTTCCCCTCCTGAGCGTTGCAAGAAAATGAGTGAAGTATTCCGGCAATTCCGAATCGAACCGCAGATGTTCGCCGGTGATCGGGTGCACAAAGCCAAGCGTTTTGGCGTGCAGGCACTGGCCGTGCAGACTGGTGATGCAGTTGTGCGGGCCGTACACCGGGTCGCCCGCCACCGGGTGCTGGATGGATGCCATGTGCACGCGGATCTGATGGGTGCGGCCGGTCTTCAGGCGGCATTCCAGCATGGTAAAGTTGTTCAGCCGTTCCAGCACCTGATAGCCGGTATAGGCATATTTGGTGTGCGGCTCACTGGCCGGGTAGACCGCCATCTTTTTGCGGTCGGTCTTGCTGCGGCCCAGATTGCTTTCCACAAAGCCCTCATCTTGTGCAAAGCCGCCGTACACGATGGTGCGATACGCGCGCTCCACACTGTGCACCGCCATCTGTTGGGAAAGGCCGATGTGCGTTGCATCGTCCTTTGCCACCACCAGCAGGCCGCTGGTGTCCTTATCGATGCGGTGCACGATGCCGGGGCGGATCTCGCCGCCGATACCGGACAGGCTTCCCTTGCAGTGCCACAGCAGCGCGTTCACCAGCGTGCCGTCCGGGTTGCCGGGAGCTGGGTGCACCACCATGCCTTTGGGCTTGTTGACCACCAGCAGATGCTCGTCCTCATAGACGATTTCCAGCGGGATGTCCTGCGGCACGGCCTCAATGGGCTTTGCGTCCGGAATTTCCAGAACGATGGTGTCGCCCGCCTTGAGCTTCAGGCTTTTGGCAACCAGCCTGCCGTTGCACAACACATGACCGTCGGCCACCAGCGCCTGCAGAGCAGACCGGGAAAGGCCGGTGTCCTCGCCGCTCAGAAAGCGGTCGATGCGCTGGCCTGCCGTCTCCTGCTCCACCACAAATTCACGCTGTTCCATGGCTCACTGCTCCTTCGGGGACTGCCCGTTCTCAGCGTGCAGCTCTTCCAGAAAAATTACCAGCACCCAGAGGCCCACGCCCACACACACGCAGATATCCGCAAAATTGAACACCGCAAACTGCATGAACAGCAGATTGATGTAGTCCACCACCTCGCCGTTGAGCACACGGTCGATCAGGTTGCCGATGCCGCCGGCAAGGATCAGCAGTAGCGCAGCCTGCTGCAGGTATCTGCCGCGGCTGCGGAAGAACAGCCCGTAGGCCACAAAGATCAGCGCTATGCTGGTAGCGATGATGAGGAACAGCTGCTTGCCGCTGAGCAGGCTGAACGCCATGCCCGGGTTGAGCACGAACCGCAGCTCCACCACATGGGGGATCAGCGGCATTGCACCAATGGGCTGCAGCACATTGGTGGCCCACAGCTTGATGGCCTGATCGATGCCAATGAGTGCCGCAGCCGCGAGCAGATTAAAAACAACAAATGCCATAGGATACTCCCAAAATCATTCAGTATAAAAAACGGCGCTCCCCGGTATAAGGGAGCGCCGCCCTTTAAAACATTGTTTTATGCGGAACGCTTAGGCTTCCACAACGCTGGCGCAGCGTGCGCACAGGGTGGGATGTGCGGCATGGCTGCCGATGGAAGAAGAATACTTCCAGCAGCGTTCGCACTTTTCGCCGGTGGCATGTGCAGCAGCAACGCCCAGGCCTTCAACAGCACTTGCAGCGCCGCCTTCGCCCTTGACCAGCTCTACCTGAGAGACGATCATCAGGTCGGCCAGCTCGTCCATGGGGATGCTGTTGAGCAGGCTGTACACAGTATCATTGCAGTACAGGGTGACGGCAGCCTCCAGAGAAGCACCGATGACCTTTTCGGCACGGGCCTGCTCCAGGACCTTCTTCACCTCATCACGGACGGCGATCAGCTGTGCCCACTTTGCCTTGAAGGCTTCATCGGCGGCATACTGGCCGGCCTTGGGCATCTCCTCAAAGACAACGTACTTGTTCATGCCCTCAGTCTTGGGCATGAAGTCCCAGATCTCCTGACTGGTGAAGCACAGGATAGGAGCAATGATCTTGTCCAGAGCTACAAGGATCTTGTACATGGTGGTCTGAGCAGCCTTGCGGCCTGCGCCGTTGGTGCAGTACAGGCGATCCTTGGTCACATCCAGATAGAAGTTGGACATTGCAACAACGCAGAAGTTGTACACTGCATGATAGACCTTGTTGAAGTCGTACACAGCGTAGCCTGCGCTGGTGTTGACCATCAGGTCATCCAGAGCAGCCAGTGCCCAGCGGTCGATCTCCTGCAGCTGATCGTCAGCCACACAGTCGGTGTTGGGATCAAAGCCGTCCAGATTGCCCAGAATGAAGCGGGCGGTGTTGCGGATCTTGCGGTAAGCCTCGCTCAGCTGCTTGAAGATGTTCTTGCCGGCACGCACATCCACGGTGTAGTCGGAAGAAGCCACCCACAGACGGATGATATCAGCGCCGTAGTCCTTGATGATCTCGCTGGGCTCCACGCCGTTGCCGGCGCTCTTGTGCATCTGCTTGCCCTGCTCATCCACGACCCAGCCGTGGCACAGAACAGACTTATAGGGTGCGCAGCCCTTGCTTGCAACGCTGGTCAGCAGACTGGACTGGAACCAGCCGCGGAACTGGTCGCCGCCTTCCATATACATATCAGCCGGGAAGCGCAGTTCCGGACGCTCCTCCAGCACAGCGGCGTGGGTGGAGCCGGAGTCGAACCAGACATCCATGATGTCGGTGTCCTTGGTCCACTCGGAAGCACCGCACTTTTCGCACACTTCGCCTGCGGGGATGATCTGCTCGGCTTCGTACTTATACCATGCATCGGAACCTTCCTTGCGGAACAGGTCGCTGACAGCCTTGATGGTGGCATCGGTGATGTGGTAGGTGCCGCACTTCTTGCAGTAGAATGCGGGAATGGGCACGCCCCAGGTGCGCTGGCGGCTGATGCACCAGTCGTTGCGGTCGCGCACCATGCCCTTCATGCGGTCATGGCCCCAATCCGGCATCCAGGTAACGGTGTCGATGGCCTTGTAGACATCCTCGCGGAACTTTGCGATGGAGCAGAACCACTGTTCCGTTGCACGGAAGATGATGGGGTGATGGCAACGCCAGCAGTGCGGGTACTGATGCTTGATGTGCACCTGACCCATGACAGCACCGGACTCGGTCAAATCGGCCAGAATGGTCTTGTTGGCAGCCCACACGCGCTGACCTGCATACTTACCGGCCAGCTCGGTCAGATAGCCGCCATCGTCCACGGGGACGGTGATGGGCACCTGCGGATACTTCTGGCAGACGTTGAAGTCGTCCACGCCGTGGCCGCCTGCGGTATGGACGCAGCCGGAACCGCTTTCCAACGTGACGTGATCGCCCAGAATGACCCAGCCTTCCTTGGGCAGGTAGACGTGGTTGTAGCGCATCAGCTCGAACTCGGTACCGGGGACCGGCTCACCCACGATCTCGTAGTTCTCGATGTGGCAGGCATCCATGACGCTCTTGACCAGTTCGGTGGCCATGATGTGGAATTCATCGCCGATCTTGACGAAGGAGTACTCGAACTGGCCGTTCAGGCAGATCGCCTCGTTGGCGGGCAGAGTCCAAGTGGTGGTGGTCCAGATGACGAAGTAGGTCTTGTCCATCGGGATGCCGTGCTTTGCCAGCACACCGTTGGGGTCCTGAGAGACGTGGAAACGCACGAAGATGGAATCGCAGTCGTCCTCGCCGTACTCGATCTCGGCCTCTGCCAGAGCCGTGCGACAGTCCGGGCACCAGTACACGGGCTTCAGGCCCTTGTAGATGTAGCCCTTCTTTGCCATCTCGCCAAAGATCTCGATCTGGCGTGCCTCGAACTCAGGCTTCAGGGTCAGATACGGATGTTCGAAATCGCCGATAACGCCCAGACGCTTGAACTGGTCGCTCATGATGTCGATGTGCTCGGTAGCAAACTTTTCGCAGATCTGGCGCAGTTCCAGCTTGGAAATGTCCTTCTTCTTATCACCGACGGAGGACAGAGCCTTCAGCTCGATTGGCAGGCCGTGGGTATCAAAGCCGGGCACATAGGGAGCCTGGAAACCCTCCATGTTCTTATCGCGGATAATGATATCCTTGATGATCTTGTTCAGGGCAGTACCCATGTGGATATTACCGTTTGCGTACGGAGGGCCGTCGTGCAGGATGAACTGCGGCTTGCCCTCGTTGTGCTTCATGAGCTGATTGTACAGGTCGTTGTCGTCCCAATCCTTCAGCATGACCGGCTCCTTCTTGGGCAGGCCGGCACGCATTTCAAACAGGGTCTTGGGCAGGTTCAGAGTACTATCGTACTGCGATTTGTTCTTAGCCAATGGTTTACACTCTCCTCTACATTTCCTTATGGGGTTGCCTTACTCGCTGAACTTGATACCCTGAAAAGCATCGTAGTCCGGCTCGTCCGGCTTAAAATCAGCAGGAGGCGCGGGCGGCGGGTCCAGCTTGAGCTGGCTCTCATCCTTTGCCCAGAAATCCTCGCTGCTGTCAGCTGCCTTGTCGTCGTCATTTTCAACAACGGCAGCAGGTTCTGCATCTTCCTGTGCGGGCTGTGCAGGCTCTGCTTCCGGCTCCTGCACGTCCGCTGCCTGCGGCTGGGCTGCAGCGGCAGGCTCACTTTCCTCTGCAGCAGGCTCTGCCTGTTCGGCATCCTGTGCAGCCGTTTCCTTCTGGAACTCCGGCAGACGGCTCAGCGACTCCACATGGCTGCGGTACAGGTTGAGCACATCAGACTTGAAGCGGGTCACTTCCAGACGCACGCGGTCATACTCGCGCTCCTCTGCAAGGCGCTTCTCGTTTGCTTCGTTCTCGATCTCGTCTGCACGGTCGTTTGCCTTCTGCAGCAGTTCGTTGGCATCGCGGATGATATCATCACCGCGCAGATTTGCACGATGGATGATCTCTTCTGCTTTCTGGTTTGCTTCGCGGATGACATTTTCGCCCATGCGCTGTGCATTGATCAGCGCGCTCTTGAGCATTTCACCATCTGCCTCAAAGCTCTTCAGTTCATCGTGCAGCTTCTGGTTTTCAGCAGTCAGGTCCGCAATCTGCTTGCGAAGCTGTTCCGCCTGCGCATCGTCTTCCCGCAGCTGTTCTTCCACCTTATCCAGAAAACGGTCTACGTCCTCTGTGCGGTAGCCGCGGAGGTTTTTCTCAAATT
Above is a genomic segment from Faecalibacterium taiwanense containing:
- a CDS encoding TIGR03960 family B12-binding radical SAM protein, coding for MFDPKLKEALGRVQKPGRYTGGEPGSVYKDKEKVDVRFAFCFPDTYEVGMSFLGEKILYELLNSHENWWCERAFMPWLDMKAEMERLGLPLYTMESKDPLTAFDAVGFTLQYELSYTNILAMLDLAGIPFYSKDRDESWPLIVAGGPCACNAEPIADFFDVVQLGEGENQLPGICAEIEKAKKEGGVSKKELLLRIAKIPGVYIPAFYDVEYYEDGRVKAITPNEPGIPARITKAIIKDLNEFAPPTNFVVPMVGAIQDRASIEVLRGCVRGCRFCQAGFLYRPMRQRDAGLLNRAAQELCANTGYEELSLSSLSTSDHGQLEELLDDLNEWAPKEHVSLSLPSLRVDNFSQSLIEKTTKVRKSGLTFAAEAGTQRLRNVINKNVTWDEIEKTCTIAFNAGYTSVKLYFMMGLPTETMEDIEGIAETAQKVVDLYYSLPKRGKGKGVQVTISCACFVPKPHTPFEFVPMDTEEMLRAKQKHLLESVRSRKIKVNYHDSTTSFLEGVFAKGDRRLAPVIVEAYKRGCYFDGWEECFKYDTWLQTFADLGIDPAFYCQRPIGLDEVTPWSHMDYGVTHEYLVREYQKALAAQTTQPCNRACHGCGANHLLGGPCFDYSQNLV
- a CDS encoding peptidase; translated protein: MKLHDSRQLGPLVFRDPLLLCSALYFLLYFDASGFLRLGLLAAFLHECGHILVYCVFLRRFPVIEVTMTGFCMRMDAPARGLSPGRLFWLAAAGPAVNFMLAGIWALRLEQELTIRGSAFWAANLLTGGFNLLPVPPLDGAQLASCLCEMRRAGKKFKGND
- a CDS encoding M23 family metallopeptidase; amino-acid sequence: MIFLAVLAGLLVCVVLPVRAQKKTGKLCFPLDTTQYRVSDGYGWRQDPFTGERTFHKGIDLACAEGTEVLAAEGGAVVQAYRSTSYGTCLRVLHTDGSESLYAHLQYAYVRPGEVVEAGQLLGAAGRSGRATGAHLHFELYRQGTACDPADALGLSS
- the ppk1 gene encoding polyphosphate kinase 1, translating into MSDDTIFINRELSWLDFNRRVLALGKDKNVPLAERVKFLAIYGSNLDEFFMVRVGSLQERANLEQEQGKKVKRENKTNMSAAEQLTAIMPKTAQLQEECDKYYAKALEALAECGWRKVDLDHLSKEDEHFWKKYFQTELFPILSPQIVDNRHPFPFLRNKEIYLGVLLKEKHPAGQSLGIIPISSQMERMHVVKKDGETQFALTEELVLHFAASIFGKETIQEKCLFRVTRNADIDVKEGMMDHDIDYREIMTELLKRRRKLAAVRLQITPAPAPEVERLLCNRLLLTHKRVFEQKSPLDLSFFYKLTGRMEAEGRPELFYPAARPMLPPPDYDLAAEVQKHDVLLSYPYQSIRPFIAMLKKAAHDPEVISIKMTLYRMARESQIVQALMEAAENGKEVVALVELRARFDEQNNIDWSKQLESAGCTVIYGFDDYKVHSKLTLITKKSKEGYSYITQIGTGNYNEKTSELYTDYSFITADHGIGEEASNVFQNLAVQKLTEESDRMLVAPLRFKSVLLEEMDRVIAAARMGRPASMILKNNSISDRDIILKLQEASCAGVRIDMIVRGICCVRAGVPGKTENLHIRSLVGRYLEHGRIYSFFDGAHTRIYIASGDFLTRNTECRVEVGVRVEDPVLVRKLTDILQLQLRDNVNAREMRPDGSYQKVKPAEGEALVNGQMGMYELLKNDWTQPEPWKLSAAVQEKQPEPSAEAEKPEPAKTEAAPAAKQAEVSHPESAAAPESGDRFDQLEQMVNHKKRTEPQPAPAAKPIKPVVVETPAPRSRLKRILDFFKLRR
- a CDS encoding ComEA family DNA-binding protein, whose amino-acid sequence is MRETHLLVLQKKEKLFLALSLAAVVLCTVLAFGFAVPLQATEPQVLPDTTGLEQYVLVDLNTADLSALCTLPGVGEKRAQTILDYRTQNGPFERVEDAANVPGLTQTIVDSWAGMATVS
- a CDS encoding HAD hydrolase family protein, whose translation is MNHLSSTLVLCDLDHLLLGADGNLTQVVRDVLQLFVRRGGRFTVFSQRTPRAVRSILGSVRLSAPALVCGGAMAYHFSDGTRQPLCTFAGQDADLFARLPVAEGVGIALQMTDGTTRVLRMSEALERHLRQEWTPYLLANAADIKGEEVLRVLLYQDSKAVPMISLLEKSLGDRTAVLLGERAAADTLILTPRTVSGREMLDAVCMPVGIDPEDVLVLAGGLPMLDMVRASSQSTAAADAPAELRLAAQKVTLTDAAAGSAVEVLYRMVRDAENLA
- a CDS encoding RluA family pseudouridine synthase, with the translated sequence MEQREFVVEQETAGQRIDRFLSGEDTGLSRSALQALVADGHVLCNGRLVAKSLKLKAGDTIVLEIPDAKPIEAVPQDIPLEIVYEDEHLLVVNKPKGMVVHPAPGNPDGTLVNALLWHCKGSLSGIGGEIRPGIVHRIDKDTSGLLVVAKDDATHIGLSQQMAVHSVERAYRTIVYGGFAQDEGFVESNLGRSKTDRKKMAVYPASEPHTKYAYTGYQVLERLNNFTMLECRLKTGRTHQIRVHMASIQHPVAGDPVYGPHNCITSLHGQCLHAKTLGFVHPITGEHLRFDSELPEYFTHFLATLRRGTV
- the lspA gene encoding signal peptidase II → MAFVVFNLLAAAALIGIDQAIKLWATNVLQPIGAMPLIPHVVELRFVLNPGMAFSLLSGKQLFLIIATSIALIFVAYGLFFRSRGRYLQQAALLLILAGGIGNLIDRVLNGEVVDYINLLFMQFAVFNFADICVCVGVGLWVLVIFLEELHAENGQSPKEQ
- the ileS gene encoding isoleucine--tRNA ligase yields the protein MAKNKSQYDSTLNLPKTLFEMRAGLPKKEPVMLKDWDDNDLYNQLMKHNEGKPQFILHDGPPYANGNIHMGTALNKIIKDIIIRDKNMEGFQAPYVPGFDTHGLPIELKALSSVGDKKKDISKLELRQICEKFATEHIDIMSDQFKRLGVIGDFEHPYLTLKPEFEARQIEIFGEMAKKGYIYKGLKPVYWCPDCRTALAEAEIEYGEDDCDSIFVRFHVSQDPNGVLAKHGIPMDKTYFVIWTTTTWTLPANEAICLNGQFEYSFVKIGDEFHIMATELVKSVMDACHIENYEIVGEPVPGTEFELMRYNHVYLPKEGWVILGDHVTLESGSGCVHTAGGHGVDDFNVCQKYPQVPITVPVDDGGYLTELAGKYAGQRVWAANKTILADLTESGAVMGQVHIKHQYPHCWRCHHPIIFRATEQWFCSIAKFREDVYKAIDTVTWMPDWGHDRMKGMVRDRNDWCISRQRTWGVPIPAFYCKKCGTYHITDATIKAVSDLFRKEGSDAWYKYEAEQIIPAGEVCEKCGASEWTKDTDIMDVWFDSGSTHAAVLEERPELRFPADMYMEGGDQFRGWFQSSLLTSVASKGCAPYKSVLCHGWVVDEQGKQMHKSAGNGVEPSEIIKDYGADIIRLWVASSDYTVDVRAGKNIFKQLSEAYRKIRNTARFILGNLDGFDPNTDCVADDQLQEIDRWALAALDDLMVNTSAGYAVYDFNKVYHAVYNFCVVAMSNFYLDVTKDRLYCTNGAGRKAAQTTMYKILVALDKIIAPILCFTSQEIWDFMPKTEGMNKYVVFEEMPKAGQYAADEAFKAKWAQLIAVRDEVKKVLEQARAEKVIGASLEAAVTLYCNDTVYSLLNSIPMDELADLMIVSQVELVKGEGGAASAVEGLGVAAAHATGEKCERCWKYSSSIGSHAAHPTLCARCASVVEA
- a CDS encoding DivIVA domain-containing protein gives rise to the protein MLTPQDVRSVQFEKNLRGYRTEDVDRFLDKVEEQLREDDAQAEQLRKQIADLTAENQKLHDELKSFEADGEMLKSALINAQRMGENVIREANQKAEEIIHRANLRGDDIIRDANELLQKANDRADEIENEANEKRLAEEREYDRVRLEVTRFKSDVLNLYRSHVESLSRLPEFQKETAAQDAEQAEPAAEESEPAAAAQPQAADVQEPEAEPAQPAQEDAEPAAVVENDDDKAADSSEDFWAKDESQLKLDPPPAPPADFKPDEPDYDAFQGIKFSE